From Streptomyces sp. NBC_00690, a single genomic window includes:
- the ltrA gene encoding group II intron reverse transcriptase/maturase yields MNTDELEHAIYVAERRVLNIQTKLHRWARDDSHRRFDDLYNLVADPGFLLVAWDRVRGNKGARTAGVDGRTARSVEAGQGVEDFLDGLRSQLKDRSFRPLPVRERMIPKAGGKLRRLGIATITDRVVQASLKLVLEPIFEADFLPCSYGFRPNRRAHDAVAEVRYLSSRPRNYEWIVEGDITACFDEISHPALMDRVRHRVGDKRVLDLVKAFLKSGILGEDRLLRETTAGTPQGSILSPLLSNVALSVLDEYIAQAPGGPSAGKVDRARRHRHGLPNYRLIRYADDWCLMVFGSKSDAEVLREEITEVLSTMGLRLSPGKTLITHIDEGLDFLGWHIQRHRKRGTSQYYVYTYPAKKAVQAVKRKVKTLCREVEVNQPLDDLLRRLNMALRGWCAYFRPGVSSATFAYLSHYTWQTVWRWMRRKHRRSTWKELRNRYCGGGWWPSSDNRELFDPEKVGTTRYRYRGSIIPAPWPIAG; encoded by the coding sequence GTGAATACCGACGAACTGGAGCACGCCATATATGTGGCGGAGCGACGGGTACTGAATATCCAGACCAAGTTGCACCGTTGGGCTCGTGATGATTCTCATCGCAGGTTCGACGACCTCTACAACCTCGTTGCCGATCCGGGCTTCCTTCTGGTGGCCTGGGATCGGGTGAGGGGTAACAAGGGTGCCCGCACGGCTGGAGTGGACGGGCGCACAGCCCGTTCCGTCGAGGCCGGGCAGGGCGTCGAGGATTTCCTCGACGGACTGCGGTCGCAGCTGAAGGACCGTAGTTTCCGCCCGCTACCGGTGCGGGAACGGATGATTCCAAAGGCCGGCGGGAAGCTCCGCCGCCTGGGGATCGCAACCATCACCGACCGGGTGGTCCAGGCATCTTTGAAACTGGTGCTGGAGCCGATTTTCGAGGCGGACTTCCTCCCGTGTTCCTACGGGTTCCGCCCGAATCGTCGGGCTCATGACGCGGTAGCCGAGGTGCGCTATCTATCTTCGCGGCCACGCAATTATGAGTGGATCGTCGAGGGAGACATCACGGCCTGCTTTGACGAAATCTCGCATCCGGCCCTGATGGATCGGGTGCGGCATCGAGTTGGGGACAAACGCGTTCTGGACCTGGTGAAGGCATTCCTAAAGTCAGGCATCCTCGGAGAGGACCGCCTGCTGCGGGAAACCACCGCCGGGACCCCACAAGGGTCGATTCTTTCGCCTCTGCTCAGTAACGTGGCACTGTCGGTCCTGGACGAATACATAGCCCAGGCGCCGGGAGGCCCGAGCGCTGGGAAGGTGGACCGCGCCAGACGGCACCGCCATGGTCTTCCCAACTACCGCCTTATTAGGTACGCGGACGACTGGTGCCTGATGGTCTTCGGCTCGAAATCGGATGCCGAGGTCCTGCGCGAGGAAATCACTGAGGTCTTGTCCACGATGGGCCTGCGCCTGTCGCCGGGGAAGACCTTGATTACCCATATCGATGAGGGACTGGACTTTCTCGGGTGGCACATCCAGCGTCACCGCAAGAGGGGGACCAGTCAGTACTACGTCTATACCTATCCCGCGAAGAAGGCTGTCCAGGCCGTGAAGCGGAAGGTCAAGACGCTGTGCCGCGAGGTCGAAGTGAACCAACCGCTGGATGACCTGCTGCGTCGTTTGAATATGGCGTTGCGGGGCTGGTGTGCTTACTTCCGGCCAGGGGTGTCCTCCGCGACCTTCGCTTATCTGAGCCACTACACGTGGCAGACGGTATGGCGATGGATGCGGCGCAAACACCGCCGGTCCACTTGGAAGGAACTCCGCAACCGCTATTGCGGCGGTGGATGGTGGCCCTCCAGTGATAACAGGGAGCTGTTCGACCCAGAGAAGGTAGGCACGACCCGCTACCGATACCGAGGCTCGATAATTCCGGCTCCCTGGCCCATCGCGGGATGA